The genomic window AATATATGCCGATGATCTTGATAAATCCCAAGATTGAAATGACTAAGAAAAAGGAAGTTGGTGAAGAAGGATGTTTAAGCTTTCCTGGAATCACTGCTGATATATCTAGAGGTTTTCGAGTGAAAGTCGAAGCACTTGACCTCCAAGGCAAAGAAATCAAATTTGAAGCAGCAGGTTTATTAGGTCGCGCCGTACAACACGAAGTAGACCACCTCAATGGCATTCTCTTTATTGATCACATTTCTCCTACTACTCGCCACTCTATTAAAGACGGCATTACAGCCATACGCCATCGAGGGCAATCCGGCCAGACCGCATAGAATTAGTACCATCGGCAATTCGATGCAACCTGCACGCAGTCATAGAGTCCGTCTTCTAGATTGATTAACTTTTGATAGATCATCATCGACTTTCTTTTACTTGTAGCTCAAGCTAGTAGCACCTGCTTCAAACTGTATTAGATAATCTGGATTCAATATTAAGCTTTGCACTTTCAAATCTATCAAGCTTAATATGAGTTCCTATGCTCAGACGCCCAAGAAGAAATCGCTACTCTAAAGCTATTAGAGATTTGGCTCAAGAAACTTACCTACAAGTTACAGACTTCATTGCACCCCTATTCTTGATTGAAGGAAATGGCCAGCCTGAGCCCGTATCTTCGATGCCTGGAGTGTATCGACTGCCCATTGATAAACTTGTCGATGAATGCATAGAGCTATTTGAAACAGGAATCCGAGCAGTTCTACTTTTTCCATGTCCCAAGACAAAATATAAAAACCCAGCTGGTTCTTATGCACTAGATGCAAACAACTTCCTTTTTAGCACTATTTCTAGAATTAAATCAACAGTCCCAGAACTCACTGTCATGACGGATGTTGCCTTGGACCCCTATACAACTCATGGACATGATGGTGTTTTAGATGGGGGTGGTGACGTGGACAATGATAGAACCGTTGAAATCCTTAGTAAAATGTCCATCTTGCATGCTCAGGCTGGTGCAGACTTTGTAGCACCTTCTGACATGATGGATGGACGCGTTCAAGCAATTCGTGAAAGCCTTGATGCCAAAGAATTCCATAAAGTAGGCATTATGGCTTATTCAGCAAAATATGCTTCGGCTTTTTATGGCCCATTTCGTGAAGCAGTCGGTAGCGGTAAAAAGTCTAGCCCAAAGTCAGCATCAGATTCCGAGACGGTTTACCTAGATAAGAAAACATACCAACTTCATCCTGCCAATTCTCGAGAGGCGCTTCTTGAAGCTGAGCTGGATGAAAAGGAAGGCGCAGATATTTTAATGATTAAGCCTGCAGGACCTTACCTCGACATTCTTAGTCAAATAAAAGAAATCACATCCCTACCTTTAGCTGCCTACCAAGTCTCTGGTGAATATGCTCAAATTCATGCTGCAGCAAAACTGGGATGGCTAGATTTACATCCAGTACGAGATGAATCTCTGTTAGCTATCAAACGTGCCGGAGCAAACATGATTATTTCTTATTTTGCTAAGGAGATGGCCCAAGCTTTGCGGTAACCTAACGCAAGAAATAGATGATCTCTTCGCTCCTTTACTCAATAGACTTCATCTTTGCAGACGTCACATAGCAAAACTTACCTGCATATAATTTTTGCTGAATCCTAACCGTATTTTTTCATTTTTATTCCCTCAAGGATAAAGAAAAAATGACGAGTATACGCTA from Verrucomicrobiota bacterium includes these protein-coding regions:
- the def gene encoding peptide deformylase, which produces MKLPIVLYGNPVLRQKGEDIKEITDEIRQLAQDMIETMHEAHGVGLAAQQIGKALQITVLDVADVAERPSRMWISQQEVELEKYMPMILINPKIEMTKKKEVGEEGCLSFPGITADISRGFRVKVEALDLQGKEIKFEAAGLLGRAVQHEVDHLNGILFIDHISPTTRHSIKDGITAIRHRGQSGQTA
- the hemB gene encoding porphobilinogen synthase produces the protein MLRRPRRNRYSKAIRDLAQETYLQVTDFIAPLFLIEGNGQPEPVSSMPGVYRLPIDKLVDECIELFETGIRAVLLFPCPKTKYKNPAGSYALDANNFLFSTISRIKSTVPELTVMTDVALDPYTTHGHDGVLDGGGDVDNDRTVEILSKMSILHAQAGADFVAPSDMMDGRVQAIRESLDAKEFHKVGIMAYSAKYASAFYGPFREAVGSGKKSSPKSASDSETVYLDKKTYQLHPANSREALLEAELDEKEGADILMIKPAGPYLDILSQIKEITSLPLAAYQVSGEYAQIHAAAKLGWLDLHPVRDESLLAIKRAGANMIISYFAKEMAQALR